A single window of Mesoplodon densirostris isolate mMesDen1 chromosome 13, mMesDen1 primary haplotype, whole genome shotgun sequence DNA harbors:
- the PKIA gene encoding cAMP-dependent protein kinase inhibitor alpha → MTDVETTYADFIASGRTGRRNAIHDILVSSASGNSNELALKLAGLDINKTEGEEDAQRNSTEQSGEAQGEAAKSES, encoded by the exons ATGACTGATGTGGAAACTACATATGCAGATTTTATTGCTTCAGGAAGAACGGGTAGAAGAAATGCAATACATGATATCCTGGTTTCCTCTGCAAGTGGTAACAGCAATGAATTAGCCTTGAAATTAGCAGGTCTTGATATCAACAAGACAG AAGGTGAAGAAGATGCACAGCGAAATTCGACAGAACAAAGTGGGGAAGCCCAGGGAGAAGCAGCAAAATCTGAAagttaa